Proteins from a single region of Pseudarthrobacter sp. NIBRBAC000502772:
- a CDS encoding regulatory protein RecX codes for MARAIVLRQLTSSAKSRLQLARKLAERNIPEDVAEAVLDRFQEVRLIDDAEFADMWVRSRSQSRKLAKGALRRELADKGIDADTAAAALEQLSDADEEVSARLLVERKLRAGTDLSDRAERDKITRRLASMLARKGYQPSQAFRIVGEVLDAHAETQTDAPDNLPDL; via the coding sequence GTGGCGCGGGCCATCGTGCTCCGGCAGTTGACCAGTTCGGCCAAAAGCCGGCTGCAGCTGGCTAGGAAACTGGCCGAGCGGAACATTCCGGAGGATGTGGCGGAAGCCGTCCTGGACCGCTTCCAGGAGGTCCGCCTCATTGACGACGCCGAGTTCGCCGACATGTGGGTGCGCAGCCGGTCGCAGTCTCGGAAGCTCGCCAAAGGGGCCCTCCGGCGCGAACTGGCGGACAAAGGAATTGACGCGGACACCGCTGCCGCCGCACTGGAACAGCTTTCCGACGCGGACGAGGAAGTGTCGGCCCGGCTCCTGGTGGAACGGAAGCTCCGGGCAGGCACGGATTTGTCGGACCGCGCCGAGCGGGACAAGATCACGCGGCGGCTGGCGTCAATGCTTGCCCGCAAGGGCTATCAGCCGTCGCAGGCGTTCCGGATCGTCGGCGAGGTGCTCGACGCACATGCGGAGACCCAGACAGACGCACCGGACAACCTGCCGGATCTGTAG
- the miaB gene encoding tRNA (N6-isopentenyl adenosine(37)-C2)-methylthiotransferase MiaB, which translates to MSLTIPSPASGTAPSADPALQQPRTYQVRTFGCQMNVHDSERMAGMLEAAGYVPASGEQADVVVFNTCAVRENADNKLYGNLGMLAPVKAANPGMQIAVGGCLAQKDRETILKKAPWVDAVFGTHNVGALPALLDRARHNNEAQLEILESLDVFPSTLPTKRDSVYSGWVSISVGCNNTCTFCIVPALRGKEKDRRPGDILAEIQALVDDGAIEVTLLGQNVNSYGVEFGDRQAFSKLLRACGEINGLERVRFTSPHPAAFTDDVIDAMAETPNVMPQLHMPLQSGSDKVLKDMKRSYRSTKFLGILDKVREKIPHAAISTDIIVGFPGETEEDFQATLDVVEQSRFATAFTFQYSKRPGTPAADLPDQLPKAVVQERFERLTALQDRIAAEENATQLGRRVEVMVTAHSGRKSEETHRLSGRSQDQRLVHFSVPEGAEVPRPGDLVTVTITEAAAFHLVADPSLQDYSLRRSRAGDAWDRSQADSCGAPVPAAAGGAGRTGVSLGMPTLPVRSR; encoded by the coding sequence GTGAGTTTGACCATTCCTTCCCCCGCATCCGGTACCGCCCCGTCAGCCGACCCAGCCCTCCAGCAGCCCCGTACCTATCAGGTGCGCACGTTCGGCTGCCAGATGAACGTGCATGATTCGGAGCGGATGGCCGGCATGCTCGAGGCCGCGGGCTACGTACCGGCCAGCGGCGAGCAGGCCGACGTCGTGGTGTTCAACACCTGCGCGGTCCGCGAAAACGCGGACAACAAGCTCTACGGCAACCTGGGCATGCTGGCGCCCGTCAAGGCCGCCAACCCGGGGATGCAGATCGCCGTGGGAGGCTGCCTGGCCCAGAAGGACCGCGAGACCATCCTGAAAAAGGCTCCCTGGGTGGATGCTGTCTTCGGCACCCACAACGTCGGAGCCCTCCCGGCACTGTTGGACCGGGCCCGGCACAATAACGAAGCCCAGCTGGAGATCCTCGAATCCCTGGACGTCTTCCCCTCCACGCTGCCCACCAAGCGTGACTCGGTCTATTCCGGCTGGGTTTCCATCTCGGTCGGCTGCAACAACACCTGCACGTTCTGCATTGTCCCGGCCCTGCGCGGGAAGGAAAAGGACCGCCGCCCGGGCGACATCCTGGCTGAAATCCAGGCCCTGGTGGATGACGGCGCCATCGAAGTCACCCTCCTGGGTCAGAACGTGAACTCTTACGGTGTGGAGTTCGGCGACCGGCAGGCGTTCTCCAAACTCCTGCGCGCGTGCGGTGAAATCAATGGCCTGGAACGGGTCCGCTTCACCAGCCCCCACCCCGCCGCCTTCACCGACGACGTCATAGACGCCATGGCCGAAACCCCCAACGTGATGCCGCAGCTGCACATGCCGCTGCAGTCCGGGTCCGACAAAGTCCTGAAGGACATGAAACGGTCCTACCGCTCCACCAAGTTCTTAGGCATCCTGGACAAGGTCCGCGAGAAGATCCCGCACGCCGCCATCTCCACTGACATCATTGTCGGCTTCCCCGGCGAAACCGAGGAAGACTTCCAGGCCACCCTTGACGTTGTGGAGCAGTCGCGGTTCGCCACCGCGTTCACCTTCCAGTACTCGAAGCGTCCGGGTACTCCCGCCGCAGACCTGCCGGACCAGCTTCCCAAGGCCGTGGTCCAGGAGCGGTTTGAACGCCTGACTGCACTGCAGGACAGGATCGCTGCCGAGGAAAACGCCACGCAGCTTGGCCGCCGGGTAGAGGTGATGGTCACCGCCCACTCAGGGCGCAAGTCCGAAGAAACCCACAGGTTGTCGGGCCGGTCCCAGGACCAGCGGCTGGTGCATTTCTCCGTTCCCGAGGGGGCAGAGGTACCGCGTCCGGGGGACCTGGTCACAGTCACCATCACCGAAGCCGCAGCCTTCCACCTCGTGGCCGACCCGTCGTTGCAGGACTACAGCCTGCGGCGTTCCCGCGCGGGGGACGCCTGGGACAGGTCCCAGGCAGATTCGTGCGGCGCTCCCGTGCCGGCTGCCGCAGGCGGCGCCGGACGCACCGGAGTCTCGCTGGGGATGCCCACGCTGCCGGTACGGAGCCGCTGA
- a CDS encoding CinA family protein: protein MTNLHHLAEQTVKMALETGRTVATAESLTAGMVSAVLADTAGASGMLQGGVVAYQNSVKVDVLGVPAELLAAAGSVDGAVAAAMAAGARTALGADLGVATTGVAGPDGHDGKAVGTVFIGIATAAGASYLEYGFTGNRAEIRGQACGAALESLIAALSS from the coding sequence GTGACCAACCTTCACCACCTGGCGGAACAGACAGTCAAAATGGCCCTGGAAACGGGCCGCACCGTCGCGACCGCGGAGTCGCTCACTGCGGGAATGGTCAGCGCCGTCCTCGCCGACACAGCCGGAGCCTCAGGCATGCTCCAAGGCGGTGTGGTGGCCTACCAGAACTCCGTCAAAGTGGACGTCCTGGGTGTTCCGGCAGAGCTGCTGGCCGCCGCCGGATCCGTTGACGGTGCTGTCGCAGCGGCCATGGCGGCCGGGGCCAGGACCGCGCTAGGCGCCGACCTCGGCGTCGCCACCACAGGGGTAGCCGGCCCGGATGGACATGACGGCAAAGCGGTGGGGACGGTGTTCATCGGGATTGCCACAGCGGCCGGTGCGTCCTACCTCGAGTACGGCTTCACGGGTAACCGGGCAGAGATCCGCGGACAGGCTTGCGGTGCCGCGTTGGAAAGCCTGATCGCGGCCCTATCTTCCTGA
- a CDS encoding helix-turn-helix domain-containing protein codes for MVKQPVSINGVVRWKDVGLADQAKSEQKERKMVVLRHEIGDVLRDVRQRQGRTLREVSHSARVSLGYLSEVERGQKEASSELLSSICSALDVPLSSMLREVSDRVAVAEGVAVPDTVPQEFSQRYGRDLDRDLNAELNNELSKGLLSGAR; via the coding sequence ATGGTAAAGCAGCCCGTATCCATAAACGGCGTTGTCCGCTGGAAGGATGTGGGCCTCGCCGATCAGGCCAAGAGCGAACAGAAGGAGCGCAAGATGGTTGTACTTCGTCACGAAATCGGTGATGTCCTGCGCGATGTACGCCAGCGCCAGGGACGCACGCTCCGCGAAGTTTCGCACAGTGCCCGTGTTTCCTTGGGCTACCTCAGCGAAGTAGAGCGCGGCCAGAAGGAAGCTTCATCAGAGCTCCTCTCCTCAATCTGCTCAGCCCTGGACGTGCCGCTGTCCAGCATGCTCAGGGAAGTCAGCGACCGTGTCGCCGTCGCCGAGGGCGTAGCCGTTCCGGACACCGTTCCCCAGGAATTCTCACAGCGCTACGGCCGCGACCTTGATCGTGATCTGAACGCTGAACTCAACAACGAACTGTCCAAGGGCCTGCTTTCCGGCGCACGGTAA
- the pgsA gene encoding CDP-diacylglycerol--glycerol-3-phosphate 3-phosphatidyltransferase encodes MTSTEANAAGSSSPGIWNLPNILTMLRIALVPFFVWFLLADAPGLDSESGPWRWAAVAAFAVAIYTDKLDGDIARSRGLVTNFGKIADPIADKLLIGSALVMLSILNELPWWVTIVILVREWGITALRFFVIRYGVIPASRGGKLKTVVQTAAIFLYLLPLGALAPWLVWVAFAVMIVAVLITVWTGVEYVIEALRIRSQGKRAGKTTAGN; translated from the coding sequence GTGACTAGCACCGAAGCAAATGCCGCCGGCTCCAGCAGCCCAGGAATCTGGAATCTTCCCAACATCCTGACCATGCTGCGCATCGCGCTGGTGCCGTTCTTCGTCTGGTTCCTCCTCGCCGACGCCCCCGGGCTGGACAGCGAGTCCGGGCCGTGGCGCTGGGCCGCGGTGGCGGCGTTCGCCGTCGCGATCTACACCGACAAGCTCGACGGCGACATCGCCAGGAGCCGCGGCCTCGTCACCAATTTCGGCAAAATCGCCGACCCCATCGCCGACAAGCTCCTCATCGGCTCAGCCCTGGTGATGCTGTCCATCCTGAATGAACTGCCGTGGTGGGTCACCATCGTCATCCTCGTCAGGGAATGGGGCATCACCGCCCTTCGTTTCTTTGTCATCCGGTACGGTGTCATCCCGGCCTCGCGCGGGGGCAAGCTCAAGACTGTCGTTCAGACAGCAGCGATCTTCCTGTATCTCCTGCCCCTTGGCGCGCTGGCGCCGTGGCTTGTCTGGGTGGCTTTCGCCGTCATGATCGTGGCCGTCCTGATCACGGTATGGACCGGCGTCGAATACGTCATTGAAGCCCTGCGCATCCGGTCACAGGGCAAACGGGCCGGAAAAACTACAGCTGGCAACTAG
- the recA gene encoding recombinase RecA produces the protein MAAAPDRQKALDAALAQIDKQFGKGSVMRLGDEVRAPIEVIPTGSIALDVALGIGGLPRGRVVEIYGPESSGKTTVALHAVASAQRLGGIAAFIDAEHALDPEYAARLGVDTDALLVSQPDTGEQALEIMDMLIGSGSLDVIVIDSVAALVPRAEIEGDMGDSHVGLQARLMSQALRKITGRLSQTKTTAIFINQLREKIGVFFGSPETTTGGKALKFYASIRIDVRRIQTLKEGADSVGNRTKAKIVKNKMAPPFKIAEFDIIYGQGISREGGIIDMGVEHGIIKKSGSWFTYDGDQLGQGMENSRRFLRDNPELATELERLIKEKLGVGVVKPAEADVKDTPKLKAVDGF, from the coding sequence ATGGCGGCAGCCCCGGATCGTCAAAAGGCGCTCGACGCAGCGCTGGCACAGATTGACAAGCAGTTCGGCAAGGGCTCGGTCATGCGGCTGGGCGATGAAGTCCGTGCCCCCATTGAAGTCATCCCCACCGGATCCATCGCGTTGGACGTGGCCTTGGGAATTGGCGGCCTGCCCCGCGGCCGCGTTGTGGAGATCTACGGCCCGGAATCTTCGGGTAAGACCACCGTGGCACTGCACGCCGTTGCCAGCGCGCAGCGCCTCGGCGGCATTGCCGCCTTCATCGATGCCGAGCACGCCCTCGACCCCGAATACGCCGCCAGACTGGGCGTGGATACGGACGCCCTCCTGGTCTCGCAGCCTGACACAGGCGAGCAGGCCCTGGAAATCATGGACATGCTTATCGGCTCCGGCTCGCTGGACGTCATCGTCATCGACTCCGTTGCTGCCCTCGTGCCGCGCGCGGAAATCGAGGGCGACATGGGCGACAGCCACGTGGGTCTGCAGGCCCGCCTCATGAGCCAAGCGCTGCGTAAGATCACCGGCCGCCTGAGCCAGACCAAAACCACTGCCATCTTCATCAACCAGCTCCGTGAAAAGATCGGCGTGTTCTTCGGCTCCCCGGAGACCACCACCGGCGGTAAGGCCCTGAAGTTCTACGCGTCCATCCGCATCGACGTCCGTCGGATCCAGACGCTCAAGGAAGGTGCCGACTCCGTCGGTAACCGCACCAAGGCCAAGATCGTCAAGAACAAGATGGCCCCGCCCTTCAAGATCGCCGAATTCGACATCATCTATGGCCAGGGCATTTCCCGCGAGGGCGGCATCATCGACATGGGCGTTGAGCACGGCATCATCAAGAAGTCGGGCTCGTGGTTCACGTACGACGGCGACCAACTGGGCCAGGGCATGGAGAACTCCCGCAGGTTCCTGCGCGACAACCCCGAGCTGGCGACCGAACTGGAGCGCCTGATCAAGGAGAAGCTTGGTGTCGGGGTAGTCAAGCCCGCCGAAGCCGATGTCAAAGACACGCCGAAGCTGAAGGCTGTTGACGGCTTCTAG
- a CDS encoding MarR family winged helix-turn-helix transcriptional regulator, giving the protein MSNTADGPPATGLPETGLPATSPAGTGTDKDTVDEALNTVEHQISLFWRRARSVSHQLSRQVHPDMEPAAYGLLSVIRREGPIRLTDLALNIGVGKPSVSRQIAFLESIGLVFKEADPLDGRAQSIRLTEKGEEKMHQVQDARRQDFRERLGEWPVGELQTLAEYMAKLNSLFELDGFAKDPSAGDTAK; this is encoded by the coding sequence ATGAGCAACACTGCCGACGGCCCTCCTGCGACAGGCCTTCCCGAAACCGGCCTTCCGGCAACGTCCCCTGCGGGGACAGGTACCGACAAGGACACCGTCGATGAGGCACTGAACACCGTGGAACACCAAATCAGTCTCTTTTGGCGGCGCGCCCGGTCGGTGTCCCATCAGCTCTCGCGGCAGGTGCACCCGGACATGGAACCGGCAGCCTATGGCCTGCTTTCGGTCATCCGGCGCGAGGGACCCATCCGGTTGACAGACCTTGCCCTGAACATCGGAGTGGGCAAGCCATCCGTCAGCCGCCAGATCGCTTTCCTGGAAAGCATCGGGCTGGTGTTCAAGGAAGCTGACCCCCTGGACGGAAGGGCGCAGTCGATCCGCCTCACCGAAAAGGGCGAGGAAAAAATGCATCAGGTCCAGGATGCGCGCCGCCAGGATTTCCGTGAGCGGCTCGGTGAGTGGCCGGTCGGGGAACTGCAGACCCTCGCCGAATACATGGCAAAGCTCAACTCCCTCTTTGAACTCGACGGTTTCGCGAAGGACCCGTCCGCCGGCGACACGGCAAAATAG
- a CDS encoding DUF3046 domain-containing protein produces MRISDYWRLMDDEFGAGYSRVLSSTLVLAGAGGRTADQALAAGMSPRQVWLAICDVQDVPPERRLGRDVKPLRD; encoded by the coding sequence GTGCGGATCAGTGACTATTGGCGGCTTATGGACGACGAATTCGGGGCTGGCTACTCCCGGGTCTTGAGCAGCACCCTGGTCCTGGCCGGGGCCGGCGGGCGAACCGCCGACCAGGCCCTCGCGGCCGGAATGAGCCCGCGGCAGGTGTGGCTGGCCATCTGCGATGTCCAGGATGTGCCGCCGGAGCGGCGCCTGGGACGCGACGTCAAACCCCTGCGCGACTGA
- a CDS encoding DNA translocase FtsK, which translates to MATRTTPVPRGTAGGKSSAKSGSPAGRGAGATASSRTGGRAGSSAGTARTRQLPAVEQRQPWLLRIVGGAWLAVGHLVGGGVRRIGSDVSDLPAEERRDGAALFNLALGVFIATFAWWGMTGWFPDAVYGVVNGTFGWMSLLLPLMLFVCAFRLFRQPDDGRGNNRVGIGFLIMTFAGCGLAHVVGGQPTVAEGFDGLRQAGGMLGFLAASPLGAIHAAVPVVVYGLLAFISLLIITATPFGAIPRRLRGAYEHLMGLDLQEPGDDGDSHDRSYLEESKATPAPRKKKRRFFGKDDESDAGLEGYVGDEAFEHAVIDDEADAKSGSGSRPAPGVRRPTKAEIAVEKIKAAQGLGTAGRAPAEDNATEAIPLVTPGMVAAGSLNAASAAVAQVPAKPVTPMPLPAPIPQRTEQLSLAGDVTYTLPPSDVLTPGSIPKERTEANDAIVASLTETLNQFNVEAQVTGFSRGPTVTRYEIELSPGTKVERVTALSKNISYAVASSDVRILSPIPGKSAIGIEIPNTDRETVSLGDVLRSQNARRTDHPMVMGVGKDVEGGYVVANLAKMPHLLVAGATGAGKSSFVNSMITSILMRATPDEVRMVMVDPKRVELTAYEGVPHLITPIITNPKKAAEALQWVVREMDARYDDLANYGFKHIDDFNKAVRAGKVQPPVDSKRVIRPYPYLLVIVDELADLMMVAPRDVEDSIVRITQLARAAGIHLVLATQRPSVDVVTGLIKANVPSRMAFATSSVTDSRVVLDQPGAEKLIGQGDALFLPMGASKAMRVQGAWVTESEIHKVVEHVKGQLKVDYRHDVAPEAPKKQIDDDIGDDLEVLLSATELVVTTQFGSTSMLQRKLRVGFAKAGRLMDLLESRGVVGPSEGSKARDVLVKPDDLASVLAAMKGQDAPAIADSQTAALSDNANANIAQGGYAEDLVQADLDQRSQKVEYFDGADATSGDDEDGSEDAWSLTGR; encoded by the coding sequence ATGGCCACTCGTACCACTCCCGTGCCCCGAGGCACCGCTGGCGGCAAATCCAGCGCCAAATCCGGCAGCCCGGCGGGCCGCGGTGCAGGCGCCACAGCGTCCAGCCGCACCGGCGGCCGGGCTGGCTCTTCGGCCGGCACCGCACGCACGCGCCAGCTTCCCGCCGTCGAACAGCGGCAGCCCTGGCTCCTGCGTATTGTCGGCGGCGCCTGGCTGGCCGTGGGCCATCTGGTCGGCGGCGGTGTCCGCAGGATCGGCTCCGACGTCAGCGACCTGCCGGCGGAGGAGCGCCGCGACGGCGCGGCCCTGTTCAACCTTGCCCTGGGCGTCTTCATCGCCACCTTCGCCTGGTGGGGAATGACCGGCTGGTTCCCCGACGCTGTCTACGGCGTGGTCAACGGCACCTTCGGCTGGATGTCACTGCTATTGCCGCTGATGCTTTTTGTGTGTGCCTTCCGGCTCTTCCGGCAGCCCGACGACGGCCGCGGAAACAACCGGGTGGGGATCGGTTTCCTCATCATGACGTTTGCGGGCTGCGGCCTTGCCCACGTGGTGGGAGGGCAGCCCACCGTTGCCGAAGGCTTCGACGGCCTCCGGCAGGCCGGCGGTATGCTCGGCTTCCTGGCCGCCTCACCCCTTGGGGCCATCCATGCGGCGGTGCCCGTGGTGGTCTACGGCCTGCTGGCCTTCATCTCGCTGCTCATCATTACCGCCACCCCCTTCGGGGCCATTCCACGCCGCCTGCGGGGTGCCTATGAGCATCTGATGGGCCTGGACCTGCAGGAACCCGGCGACGACGGGGACAGCCACGACCGCAGCTACCTCGAGGAATCGAAGGCAACCCCGGCGCCGCGGAAGAAGAAGCGGCGTTTCTTCGGCAAGGACGACGAGTCCGACGCCGGGCTGGAAGGTTATGTGGGCGACGAAGCCTTCGAGCACGCCGTTATCGACGACGAGGCCGACGCAAAATCCGGCAGTGGATCGCGCCCCGCTCCCGGTGTGCGCCGCCCCACGAAGGCGGAGATCGCCGTCGAGAAAATCAAAGCCGCCCAGGGCCTCGGCACTGCAGGGAGGGCTCCGGCAGAGGACAACGCCACCGAGGCCATCCCGCTGGTCACACCCGGGATGGTGGCCGCCGGCTCACTCAACGCTGCATCCGCCGCCGTTGCGCAGGTGCCGGCCAAGCCCGTCACACCCATGCCCCTGCCCGCGCCCATTCCGCAGCGGACCGAGCAACTCTCACTGGCGGGCGACGTCACCTACACCCTGCCGCCGTCGGACGTTCTGACCCCGGGCTCCATTCCAAAAGAGCGCACGGAGGCCAACGACGCGATCGTCGCTTCCCTGACCGAGACCCTCAACCAGTTCAACGTGGAAGCACAGGTCACCGGCTTCAGCCGCGGGCCCACCGTCACGCGGTACGAGATTGAGCTGTCCCCGGGCACGAAGGTGGAGCGCGTCACCGCCCTGTCCAAGAACATCTCCTACGCAGTGGCTTCCAGCGACGTCCGGATCCTCAGCCCCATCCCGGGCAAGTCCGCCATTGGTATCGAGATCCCCAATACGGACCGCGAAACCGTCTCCCTCGGTGACGTCCTCCGCAGCCAGAACGCCCGCCGGACCGACCACCCCATGGTGATGGGCGTCGGCAAGGACGTCGAAGGCGGTTATGTCGTGGCGAATCTCGCCAAGATGCCCCACCTGCTCGTCGCAGGTGCCACCGGCGCCGGCAAGTCCTCGTTCGTGAACTCCATGATCACCTCGATCCTCATGCGGGCAACCCCGGACGAGGTCCGCATGGTCATGGTGGATCCCAAACGTGTGGAACTGACCGCCTACGAAGGCGTCCCGCACCTCATCACGCCCATCATCACCAACCCGAAGAAGGCCGCCGAGGCCCTGCAGTGGGTGGTCCGCGAAATGGATGCGCGGTACGACGACCTCGCCAACTACGGGTTCAAGCACATCGATGACTTCAACAAGGCGGTCCGCGCCGGCAAGGTCCAGCCGCCCGTGGACTCCAAGCGCGTCATCCGGCCCTACCCGTACCTGCTGGTGATTGTTGACGAGCTCGCCGACCTGATGATGGTGGCCCCGCGCGACGTCGAAGACTCCATCGTCCGCATCACCCAGCTGGCCCGTGCCGCCGGCATCCACCTGGTCCTGGCCACCCAGCGGCCCTCCGTGGACGTCGTCACCGGCCTGATCAAGGCCAACGTGCCTTCCCGGATGGCCTTCGCCACGTCCTCCGTCACGGACTCCCGCGTGGTCCTTGACCAGCCCGGGGCCGAAAAACTCATCGGCCAGGGCGATGCGCTGTTCCTGCCGATGGGTGCCTCCAAGGCCATGCGTGTCCAGGGCGCCTGGGTCACGGAGTCTGAAATCCACAAGGTCGTGGAACACGTCAAGGGCCAGCTCAAAGTCGACTACCGCCACGATGTCGCCCCCGAAGCGCCAAAAAAGCAGATCGACGACGACATCGGGGACGACCTCGAAGTGCTGCTTTCGGCCACCGAACTGGTGGTCACCACACAGTTCGGATCGACGTCAATGCTCCAGCGCAAGCTCCGGGTGGGCTTCGCCAAGGCCGGACGGCTAATGGACCTCCTGGAGTCCAGGGGAGTGGTCGGCCCCTCCGAAGGGTCCAAGGCACGCGACGTCCTGGTGAAGCCGGACGACCTCGCGTCGGTGCTGGCAGCCATGAAGGGCCAGGACGCGCCGGCCATTGCTGATTCACAGACGGCAGCGCTCAGCGACAACGCCAACGCGAACATTGCCCAGGGCGGTTATGCGGAGGACCTCGTGCAGGCGGACCTGGACCAGCGCAGCCAGAAGGTTGAGTACTTCGACGGCGCCGACGCCACCTCGGGCGACGACGAGGACGGTTCCGAAGACGCTTGGTCGCTCACCGGACGGTAG